In a single window of the Gemmatimonadales bacterium genome:
- a CDS encoding carboxyl transferase domain-containing protein has protein sequence MASSPHRLQILTDEYRALAERLRQGGGPEKVERQHAAGKLTARERVALLVDEGAPWLEIGLLVAYDQYDGQAPGAGVVTGVGTVVGREVVVVANDATVKAGSWWPETIKKILRAQEIAMRERVPIVYLVDSGGVNLPYQGGVFPGQYGAGRIFYYTSLMRRYLKVPQLAAVMGQCVAGGAYLPALSDVIVMVDGTSFMGLGGPNLVKGATGQVVDSESLGGARMHTGTSAVAHYLANDDRECLAVLREAVARLPRPSPERLAPQRVARPPRRPATDLYEILPGDHRMSYEMREILACFVDDGALEEFQRDVAQEMICAHAAIEGRVVALIANERKLIKGRAGEAPRFGGIVYTESARKVAYFIETANRERTPILFVQDVSGFMVGPEAESSGIIRAGAEFVEAMATATVPKLVLTVNHASGAGYYAMAGQGFDPDFIVSLPTGRMGVMEGESAVQAVHGPALEAAGKQGATPPKLEAAVEVMRADYEHQLDAKFAGARGYVDAILTPEELRGQLAFILRIVANHDGPHLGPYVLPSALA, from the coding sequence CGGCGGCCCGGAGAAGGTCGAGCGCCAGCACGCCGCGGGGAAGCTCACCGCGCGCGAGCGCGTCGCGCTCCTCGTGGACGAGGGAGCGCCGTGGCTGGAGATCGGCCTGCTGGTGGCCTACGACCAGTACGACGGGCAGGCGCCCGGCGCCGGGGTGGTCACCGGGGTCGGCACGGTGGTGGGCCGCGAGGTCGTGGTGGTGGCCAACGACGCGACCGTGAAGGCCGGCTCGTGGTGGCCGGAGACCATCAAGAAGATCCTGCGCGCGCAGGAGATCGCGATGCGCGAGCGGGTCCCGATCGTCTATCTCGTGGACTCGGGCGGCGTGAACCTGCCCTACCAGGGCGGCGTCTTCCCCGGCCAGTACGGCGCCGGCCGCATCTTCTACTACACCTCGCTGATGCGGCGTTACCTCAAGGTGCCGCAGCTCGCGGCGGTGATGGGTCAGTGCGTCGCCGGGGGGGCCTACCTGCCCGCGCTCTCCGACGTCATCGTGATGGTGGACGGCACCAGCTTCATGGGCCTCGGCGGGCCGAACCTCGTGAAGGGGGCCACCGGCCAGGTCGTGGACAGCGAGTCGCTCGGCGGCGCGCGGATGCACACCGGCACGAGCGCGGTGGCCCACTACCTCGCCAATGACGACCGGGAGTGCCTGGCCGTGTTGCGCGAGGCGGTGGCCCGCCTGCCGCGGCCGAGCCCCGAGCGGTTGGCGCCGCAACGGGTCGCGCGTCCGCCGCGCCGGCCCGCCACGGATCTCTACGAGATCCTGCCGGGCGACCACCGGATGTCGTACGAGATGCGCGAGATCCTGGCCTGCTTCGTGGACGACGGCGCCCTCGAGGAGTTCCAGCGCGACGTCGCCCAGGAGATGATCTGCGCCCACGCCGCCATCGAGGGGCGGGTCGTGGCGCTGATCGCCAACGAGCGGAAGCTGATCAAGGGCAGGGCGGGCGAGGCACCGCGCTTCGGCGGCATCGTGTACACCGAGAGCGCGAGGAAGGTCGCCTACTTCATCGAGACCGCCAACCGCGAGCGGACCCCGATCCTGTTCGTCCAGGACGTCTCCGGCTTCATGGTGGGGCCCGAGGCGGAGAGCTCCGGCATCATCCGCGCGGGCGCCGAGTTCGTCGAGGCGATGGCGACCGCCACCGTTCCCAAGCTGGTGCTCACGGTCAACCACGCGTCCGGCGCCGGGTACTACGCGATGGCCGGCCAGGGCTTCGATCCGGACTTCATCGTCTCGCTCCCCACGGGCCGGATGGGGGTGATGGAGGGCGAGTCGGCGGTCCAGGCGGTACACGGCCCCGCCCTCGAGGCGGCGGGCAAGCAGGGGGCGACGCCCCCCAAGCTGGAGGCGGCGGTGGAAGTGATGCGGGCGGACTACGAGCACCAGCTCGACGCGAAGTTCGCCGGCGCGCGGGGCTACGTGGATGCGATCCTGACCCCCGAGGAGCTGCGCGGGCAGCTGGCGTTCATCCTGCGGATCGTCGCCAACCACGACGGCCCGCATCTCGGCCCGTACGTGCTTCCGAGCGCACTCGCCTGA